One region of Anser cygnoides isolate HZ-2024a breed goose chromosome 22, Taihu_goose_T2T_genome, whole genome shotgun sequence genomic DNA includes:
- the PCGF2 gene encoding polycomb group RING finger protein 2 isoform X1, giving the protein MHRTTRIKITELNPHLMCALCGGYFIDATTIVECLHSFCKTCIVRYLETNKYCPMCDVQVHKTRPLLSIRSDKTLQDIVYKLVPGLFKDEMKRRRDFYAAYPMAEVPNGSNEDRGEVSEQDKGNLADDEIVSLSIEFYEGTREEKKGTIENGDLEKEKKNGVRFLRCPAAMTVMHLAKFLRNKMDVPSKYKVEVLYEDEPLREYYTLMDIAYIYPWRRNGPLPLKYRVQPACKRLKLSQPATSECTNTSGASECESVSDKAHSPATLPATSSSLPSPGTPSHGSPSSNATAGSGPGPALNGTSNCHPLPPAASRCRKTTVNGSTASALT; this is encoded by the exons ATGCACAGGACCACCAGGATAAAGATCACCGAGCTCAACCCCCACCTGATGTGCGCCTTGTGCGGCGGCTACTTCATAGACGCCACCACCATCGTGGAGTGCCTGCACTCCT TCTGCAAAACCTGCATCGTCCGCTACCTGGAGACCAACAAGTACTGCCCCATGTGTGATGTCCAGGTGCACAAAACCAGGCCCCTCCTCAGCATCAG GTCAGACAAAACCCTCCAGGATATCGTGTACAAACTGGTCCCGGGGCTTTTCAAAG ACGAGATGAAGAGGCGGCGTGACTTCTACGCAGCCTACCCCATGGCCGAGG tTCCCAACGGCTCCAACGAGGATCGCGGGGAAGTCTCCGAGCAGGACAAGGGGAACCTGGCGGACGACGAGATCGTCAGCCTGTCCATAGAGTTTTACGAAGGAACGAG ggaggagaagaaagggaccATCGAGAACGGGGacctggagaaggaaaag AAGAACGGGGTGCGATTCCTGCGCTGTCCCGCCGCGATGACGGTCATGCACCTGGCCAAGTTCCTCCGCAACAAGATGGATGTTCCCAGCAAGTACAAG GTGGAAGTCCTCTACGAAGATGAACCCCTGAGGGAGTATTACACCCTGATGGACATCGCCTACATCTACCCCTGGAGGAGG AACGGGCCCCTGCCGCTGAAATACCGCGTCCAGCCCGCCTGCAAGCGGCTCAAGCTGTCCCAGCCGGCCACCTCCGAGTGCACCAACACCAGCGGCGCCTCCGAGTGCGAGTCGGTCAGCGACAAAGCCCACAGCCCCGCCACGCTGCCCGCCACCTCgtcctccctgcccagccccggcacGCCGTCCCACGGCTCGCCCAGCTCCAACGCCACCGCcggcagcggccccggccccgcgctcaACGGCACCTCGAACTGCcacccgctgcccccggccgccAGCCGGTGCCGCAAAACGACTGTCAATGGCAGCACGGCCTCCGCCTTGAcctaa
- the PCGF2 gene encoding polycomb group RING finger protein 2 isoform X2 — translation MHRTTRIKITELNPHLMCALCGGYFIDATTIVECLHSFCKTCIVRYLETNKYCPMCDVQVHKTRPLLSIRSDKTLQDIVYKLVPGLFKDEMKRRRDFYAAYPMAEVPNGSNEDRGEVSEQDKGNLADDEIVSLSIEFYEGTREEKKGTIENGDLEKEKNGVRFLRCPAAMTVMHLAKFLRNKMDVPSKYKVEVLYEDEPLREYYTLMDIAYIYPWRRNGPLPLKYRVQPACKRLKLSQPATSECTNTSGASECESVSDKAHSPATLPATSSSLPSPGTPSHGSPSSNATAGSGPGPALNGTSNCHPLPPAASRCRKTTVNGSTASALT, via the exons ATGCACAGGACCACCAGGATAAAGATCACCGAGCTCAACCCCCACCTGATGTGCGCCTTGTGCGGCGGCTACTTCATAGACGCCACCACCATCGTGGAGTGCCTGCACTCCT TCTGCAAAACCTGCATCGTCCGCTACCTGGAGACCAACAAGTACTGCCCCATGTGTGATGTCCAGGTGCACAAAACCAGGCCCCTCCTCAGCATCAG GTCAGACAAAACCCTCCAGGATATCGTGTACAAACTGGTCCCGGGGCTTTTCAAAG ACGAGATGAAGAGGCGGCGTGACTTCTACGCAGCCTACCCCATGGCCGAGG tTCCCAACGGCTCCAACGAGGATCGCGGGGAAGTCTCCGAGCAGGACAAGGGGAACCTGGCGGACGACGAGATCGTCAGCCTGTCCATAGAGTTTTACGAAGGAACGAG ggaggagaagaaagggaccATCGAGAACGGGGacctggagaaggaaaag AACGGGGTGCGATTCCTGCGCTGTCCCGCCGCGATGACGGTCATGCACCTGGCCAAGTTCCTCCGCAACAAGATGGATGTTCCCAGCAAGTACAAG GTGGAAGTCCTCTACGAAGATGAACCCCTGAGGGAGTATTACACCCTGATGGACATCGCCTACATCTACCCCTGGAGGAGG AACGGGCCCCTGCCGCTGAAATACCGCGTCCAGCCCGCCTGCAAGCGGCTCAAGCTGTCCCAGCCGGCCACCTCCGAGTGCACCAACACCAGCGGCGCCTCCGAGTGCGAGTCGGTCAGCGACAAAGCCCACAGCCCCGCCACGCTGCCCGCCACCTCgtcctccctgcccagccccggcacGCCGTCCCACGGCTCGCCCAGCTCCAACGCCACCGCcggcagcggccccggccccgcgctcaACGGCACCTCGAACTGCcacccgctgcccccggccgccAGCCGGTGCCGCAAAACGACTGTCAATGGCAGCACGGCCTCCGCCTTGAcctaa
- the CISD3 gene encoding CDGSH iron-sulfur domain-containing protein 3, mitochondrial — translation MLRLGAAAVRAGRDRAPPGALRGPALSSAPSAPPQPLVVELKAGKKYAWCSCGHSKTQPFCDGSHRTAAPGVSPLRFTAEADGAAPLCACKRTRSPPYCDGSHREHRQQAAPPGPRP, via the exons ATGCTGCggctgggggcggccgcggTGCGGGCGGGCCGGGATCGGGCCCCTCCGGGGGCTCTGCGCGGCCCCGCGCTCTCCTCtgccccctccgcccccccgcAGCCGTTGGTGGTGGAGCTGAAGGCGGGGAAGAAATACGCGTGGTGCTCCTGCGGGCACAGCAAGACGCAG CCCTTCTGCGACGGCTCGCACCGGACGGCGGCCCCCGGCGTCTCCCCGCTGCGCTTCACGGCCGAGGCGGACGGGGCGGCCCCGCTGTGCGCCTGCAAAcgcacccgcagccccccctaCTGCGACGGCAGCCACCGGGAGCACCGGCAGCaggcggccccccccggcccccggccctga